From Bacillus basilensis, a single genomic window includes:
- a CDS encoding DUF6270 domain-containing protein: MDVRIEKLGYNLKNGDMKIIGTSTAGSGRLILRKKNNHRDFEFPLEVKLGEVLQGKKFQIDINLRSILEKQGLNNDAVWLIYMISGENEYVVKVRENIEEQFEYSYGENSIFKLIPYIAKDGVLAFYTRGLELAPFVKKMEYLNGKLLLNILLTGKDNKYLKGKKIKLIFKRRNQVDMAFHGTSISTTYIPIIKESMDITMDIAGEIPYINQDKETCWDVFVNICSKDGNECYNLPLEIDSVVKKQAFRYTQLKTNDLFYIKPYVTGDNRLAIYQSNMLHKVRAIDIIEDNESVKIDIGLEIFNDQKIDDLNLVIKRREKTGNGYEYYEEFIYDVEESGDRYIARINKKSLSHKHILRDKEVWDFFIRLKSGNNKSDLQLNISKQYKKKFSYFNIRYKDKNMEGKLFINGSSQLSLYTIDGKNRCAIRVAVLGTCFSRNAFNSSQYFNPDYKKIYECVYTQFHSSLISLVSKPVSLDIKELESLKESDRKFVEVDFDKSFFNKLKESGAEYLILDLYSDASKSILKIDGDRYISCSYILEDSKYIKKLENSKIIDHTNNDEYFEVWKVAVGDFIQKLKSILPEDKIILNKGRFTPTYFDENREVKSFSDPQLISRNNHFWDKLDNYVMHLIPKAKVIDLTDTSYIGDATYPFGKSFSHYESGYYKEFLNRLNSLVISDRLSRS; encoded by the coding sequence ATGGATGTTAGGATAGAGAAGTTAGGATATAACCTTAAAAATGGGGATATGAAGATTATAGGAACTTCTACTGCCGGGAGCGGGAGGCTAATTTTACGTAAGAAAAATAATCATCGTGATTTTGAGTTCCCTTTGGAAGTGAAACTAGGGGAAGTACTACAAGGGAAAAAATTTCAAATTGATATTAATTTGAGATCTATTTTAGAAAAGCAAGGATTAAACAATGATGCTGTATGGTTAATATATATGATTTCTGGGGAGAATGAATATGTGGTTAAGGTTAGAGAAAACATTGAGGAACAGTTTGAATATTCTTATGGTGAAAATAGTATTTTTAAGTTAATTCCATATATAGCGAAAGATGGAGTTTTAGCATTTTATACAAGAGGACTAGAATTAGCACCATTTGTTAAAAAAATGGAGTATTTGAATGGTAAGCTTTTATTAAATATTTTGTTAACTGGAAAGGATAATAAATATCTAAAGGGAAAAAAAATAAAGCTTATTTTTAAAAGAAGAAATCAAGTTGACATGGCTTTTCATGGTACGAGTATAAGTACTACATACATACCGATAATAAAGGAATCTATGGATATAACAATGGATATAGCAGGGGAGATTCCATATATTAACCAAGATAAAGAAACATGTTGGGATGTTTTTGTGAATATATGTAGTAAGGACGGAAATGAATGCTATAATTTACCTCTAGAAATTGATAGTGTAGTAAAAAAACAAGCATTTAGATATACGCAACTTAAGACAAATGATCTTTTCTATATAAAACCTTATGTTACAGGGGATAATCGATTAGCTATTTATCAATCAAATATGCTTCATAAAGTTCGAGCTATAGATATTATAGAGGATAATGAATCTGTAAAAATTGATATAGGACTAGAAATTTTTAATGATCAAAAAATAGATGATTTAAATTTGGTTATTAAGAGAAGAGAGAAAACGGGAAATGGATATGAATATTATGAGGAATTTATATATGATGTAGAAGAAAGTGGAGATAGATATATAGCTCGAATTAATAAAAAAAGTTTATCTCATAAACATATTTTAAGAGATAAAGAAGTATGGGACTTTTTTATAAGATTAAAGTCAGGTAATAATAAAAGTGATTTGCAACTGAATATTTCCAAACAATATAAGAAGAAGTTTTCATATTTTAATATACGCTATAAAGATAAAAATATGGAGGGGAAATTATTTATAAATGGATCTTCTCAGCTCTCTTTATATACTATAGATGGGAAGAATAGATGTGCCATCAGAGTAGCTGTATTGGGAACCTGCTTTAGTCGAAATGCATTTAATTCAAGTCAATATTTTAATCCAGATTATAAAAAAATATATGAATGCGTTTATACACAATTTCATTCTTCATTAATTAGTCTTGTCTCAAAACCAGTTTCATTAGATATTAAAGAATTAGAGAGCCTTAAAGAAAGTGATAGAAAATTTGTTGAAGTTGACTTTGATAAAAGTTTCTTTAATAAGTTAAAAGAATCAGGGGCCGAATATTTAATTTTGGATCTTTATTCGGATGCATCTAAATCTATATTAAAAATTGATGGAGATAGATATATTAGTTGTAGTTATATATTAGAGGATAGCAAATATATAAAAAAATTAGAGAATAGTAAAATAATAGATCATACAAATAATGATGAGTATTTTGAGGTTTGGAAAGTTGCTGTTGGGGATTTTATCCAAAAACTAAAAAGCATATTACCAGAGGATAAGATTATTTTAAATAAAGGTAGATTTACGCCCACTTATTTTGATGAAAATAGAGAAGTTAAATCATTCTCAGATCCACAATTGATTTCTAGAAATA
- the tagH gene encoding teichoic acids export ABC transporter ATP-binding subunit TagH yields the protein MSYKVKFEHVTKKYKMYSKSSDKLKDLFFRNDNGDYHYALNNVSFEVPEGEIVGIVGLNGSGKSTLSNLIAGVTIPNKGKVTINGSASLIAISSGLNNQLTGIENIELKALMMGLTKEQIKEITPKVIEFADIGKFIYQPVKTYSSGMKSRIGFAISVHINPDILVIDEALSVGDQTFTKKCLDKMNEFKDQGKTIFFISHSLTQVKNFCTKAIWLHYGKIKDYGNVNEVIDYYNNFLKNYNQMSVEEKNKLREEQAIQFQHGLLQEHPVVPPRGEIRKSKSKKKGIILFGTIFIILASAIVTGLNYKGTLSIMSGTKNKEGFVQSESATKEKKVKAELPIDKKYMVNSNDISIRKEPSMSSERLALTQFGEIYKVPNNHETNNGWIQIVLPNGEKGWINGEYVKPFLSNDKMIEDTKLDNIITLLNRVYGLSVKSVNTYVGKSLSELEALYPNNLTSSKTIVGKTEYRDGKVKFVISGSKVVEMSFQDISMSSSKLQEILGKESINNDFEKNYLFETKRFYVIARSDKTHQEIQTLTIMSKE from the coding sequence ATGAGTTATAAAGTGAAGTTTGAACATGTTACAAAAAAGTATAAAATGTATAGTAAATCTTCAGATAAACTAAAGGATTTATTTTTTAGAAATGATAATGGTGATTATCATTATGCTTTAAATAATGTTAGTTTTGAAGTGCCAGAAGGAGAAATAGTTGGAATTGTTGGCTTAAATGGTTCAGGGAAGAGTACATTATCAAATTTAATTGCGGGTGTTACTATTCCAAATAAGGGGAAAGTTACAATTAATGGTTCTGCATCCTTGATTGCAATTTCTTCTGGTTTAAATAACCAATTAACCGGAATTGAAAATATTGAGTTAAAAGCCTTAATGATGGGGCTTACGAAAGAACAAATTAAAGAGATTACACCAAAAGTTATTGAGTTTGCTGATATAGGAAAATTTATATATCAACCAGTGAAGACTTATTCAAGTGGGATGAAGTCAAGAATTGGATTTGCGATTTCAGTCCATATTAATCCCGATATTTTGGTAATAGATGAGGCTTTATCTGTTGGAGATCAAACTTTTACTAAAAAATGTTTAGATAAAATGAATGAATTTAAGGATCAGGGAAAGACGATATTTTTCATTAGTCATTCTCTTACACAAGTAAAGAATTTTTGTACTAAAGCAATTTGGTTACATTATGGGAAAATAAAAGACTATGGTAATGTAAATGAGGTAATAGATTACTATAATAATTTTTTAAAAAATTATAACCAAATGAGTGTTGAAGAAAAAAACAAGTTACGCGAAGAACAAGCAATACAATTTCAACATGGTTTATTGCAGGAACATCCAGTGGTGCCCCCTAGAGGCGAAATACGGAAGTCAAAATCAAAAAAGAAAGGTATTATATTATTTGGAACCATATTTATCATTTTAGCATCTGCAATAGTAACGGGTTTAAATTACAAAGGAACTCTTTCAATAATGAGTGGAACTAAAAATAAGGAAGGTTTCGTTCAAAGTGAAAGTGCTACTAAAGAGAAAAAGGTTAAAGCAGAGCTTCCAATTGATAAAAAATATATGGTGAATAGTAATGATATTAGTATCCGAAAAGAGCCAAGTATGAGTAGCGAACGTTTAGCATTGACTCAATTTGGGGAAATATATAAAGTACCGAATAATCATGAAACTAATAATGGATGGATACAAATAGTTTTGCCAAATGGGGAAAAGGGTTGGATAAATGGAGAATATGTTAAACCATTTTTATCCAATGACAAGATGATAGAAGATACTAAATTAGATAATATAATAACATTATTAAATCGTGTGTATGGATTATCTGTAAAATCAGTGAATACATATGTTGGGAAAAGTTTAAGTGAGCTTGAAGCCTTATATCCTAATAACCTAACTTCATCAAAAACGATAGTAGGTAAAACAGAGTACAGGGATGGAAAAGTCAAGTTTGTTATTTCAGGGTCTAAGGTAGTAGAAATGAGCTTTCAGGATATCTCAATGTCTAGCAGTAAGTTACAAGAAATTCTGGGCAAGGAAAGTATAAATAATGATTTTGAAAAAAATTATTTATTTGAAACAAAACGTTTTTATGTTATAGCACGCTCTGATAAAACCCATCAAGAGATTCAAACGTTAACAATTATGTCAAAAGAATAA